The Desulfobacterales bacterium genome includes a window with the following:
- a CDS encoding ABC transporter ATP-binding protein yields MGECVANIRDLSKTFRSDFLYKRFTALKDLNLDIKEGSILGFLGPNGAGKTTTFKLLLGLMNPDKGTIRLWDKSPTDCEVRKKIGFLPENPYFYAYLTARESLDFYAKLFGINAKERKKKVDELIEKVGLSHAQNRQLRKFSRGMLQRVGIAQALVNDPKFLILDEPMSGLDPFGRKEMRDIIIDCKKQGSTIIFSTHILSDVEMICDEVAIIIKGALQANLKVDELIDKEIIEWEINISDVTSELAATIKNKNFEVYSIKRDKYFLKITNEEDARNMLEDIRKLGGKVISFGPRRSSLEDIFIKKAKELV; encoded by the coding sequence ATGGGAGAATGTGTAGCGAATATTAGAGATTTATCTAAAACATTTCGTTCTGATTTCTTGTATAAACGTTTTACAGCTTTAAAAGATTTAAATCTTGATATCAAAGAAGGGAGCATTCTTGGTTTTTTGGGACCCAATGGAGCTGGAAAAACTACGACTTTTAAATTACTTCTTGGGCTAATGAATCCAGATAAAGGTACAATTCGTTTATGGGATAAATCTCCGACTGATTGCGAAGTTAGAAAAAAAATAGGTTTTTTGCCTGAAAATCCTTATTTTTATGCATATCTAACAGCAAGAGAATCATTAGATTTTTATGCTAAGCTATTCGGTATAAACGCCAAAGAAAGAAAAAAGAAAGTAGATGAACTTATAGAAAAAGTGGGGTTAAGTCATGCCCAAAACAGACAGTTAAGAAAATTTTCAAGGGGTATGCTTCAAAGGGTTGGAATAGCTCAAGCTCTTGTAAATGACCCTAAATTTTTGATACTTGATGAACCCATGTCTGGATTAGATCCATTTGGTAGAAAAGAAATGCGGGATATAATCATTGACTGTAAAAAACAAGGTTCTACAATTATTTTTTCCACCCATATTTTATCTGATGTTGAAATGATTTGTGATGAAGTCGCTATAATTATAAAAGGGGCATTACAGGCAAATTTAAAAGTTGATGAATTGATTGATAAAGAAATTATTGAATGGGAAATAAATATTTCAGATGTGACTTCAGAATTAGCAGCTACAATAAAAAATAAAAATTTTGAAGTGTATTCGATAAAAAGAGATAAATATTTTTTAAAAATTACAAATGAAGAAGATGCGAGAAATATGTTGGAAGATATACGAAAACTCGGAGGAAAAGTTATTTCTTTTGGACCAAGACGTTCAAGTTTAGAAGATATTTTTATTAAGAAAGCAAAGGAATTAGTATGA
- a CDS encoding prepilin-type N-terminal cleavage/methylation domain-containing protein: MKLSNDHKQGFTLIELMITVAILGILAAIAIPNFMNYQLKSKAVEARVNLGGIKTCLEVYKSERDTYLVIAQYPLAPPLVQKRPWVPGLSGDFYTIGYDPAGDVYYCYEVTSVNPLTDFTAIAIGDLDGNGDISNFTLTSQGAFANNTISVY; this comes from the coding sequence ATGAAACTATCTAATGATCATAAACAGGGTTTTACACTTATTGAGCTTATGATAACTGTGGCAATTTTAGGTATTCTTGCTGCAATAGCGATTCCAAATTTCATGAATTATCAATTGAAATCTAAAGCTGTAGAAGCAAGAGTAAATTTAGGAGGTATAAAAACTTGCCTTGAAGTATATAAATCAGAACGTGACACCTATTTAGTCATTGCCCAGTACCCTCTCGCTCCACCTTTAGTTCAAAAAAGGCCATGGGTTCCAGGACTTTCCGGAGATTTTTATACTATAGGATATGACCCTGCTGGAGATGTTTATTATTGCTATGAAGTAACTTCAGTTAATCCTCTTACTGATTTTACAGCTATTGCTATTGGAGATTTAGATGGCAATGGTGATATTAGCAATTTTACGCTAACTAGCCAAGGCGCATTCGCTAATAACACAATAAGTGTATATTAA
- the asnB gene encoding asparagine synthase (glutamine-hydrolyzing): protein MCGIAGIFRLNNIVDSDIEIVKKINSIQKHRGPDDEGIYSDSSCALGHVRLSIIDISKDGHQPFISDDKRFYLIYNGEIYNYIELREDLKKLGWTFRTKTDTEVLLKAYIQFKENCLSLLNGMFAFVIYDSLNSTLFLARDRVGIKPLYYAFKDSTFYFASEIKSFNAIPEFKKSINNLSLFDYLVFNRTDVYDETFINEIKRIPNGCYASFNGYKLNISKWWNPENYILNCETNLEESKELIHDILVSAVKLRMRSDVPVGSCLSGGLDSSILVGILFQHNQAKEDYKTFTASFPNHYLDETKYIDILNKKYPFKNFRTFPSSQKAYENLKNYVYTNDEPTTSPTFYSQYEVMRLAKEQGVTVLLDGQGGDENFAGYQYFHGFNLFGLIANKKVKKFSYELISSLKRKQHISAYQTLLFQILPDIFKKRLLLKTVPYISPDFFYTYIDKSKIYNEFFNVSGLNQSLVRHFQYKLEHLLRMEDRNSMAFSIEARVPYLDYRLIQYTLGVSEEFKIKVGETKYLQKIALSKYTIPEIVNRRDKIGFGTPGDEWMREDVWHNFSNRNYNELKKELPDIFRKYSSVSEKGLEIWKINQLYVWKKLFLV, encoded by the coding sequence GTGTGCGGAATAGCCGGAATTTTTCGATTAAATAATATAGTTGATTCTGATATTGAGATTGTAAAAAAAATAAACTCCATCCAAAAACATAGAGGCCCTGATGATGAAGGAATCTATTCAGATTCTTCATGTGCACTTGGGCATGTTCGGCTTTCAATAATAGATATTTCAAAGGATGGGCATCAGCCTTTTATATCTGATGATAAAAGATTTTATCTTATTTATAACGGAGAAATCTATAACTATATTGAGCTTAGGGAAGATTTAAAAAAGCTCGGATGGACTTTTAGAACTAAAACAGATACAGAAGTCCTTTTGAAAGCCTATATTCAATTTAAAGAAAATTGTCTTTCATTATTAAATGGAATGTTTGCGTTTGTTATATATGATTCTTTAAATAGCACTCTTTTTCTTGCGAGGGATAGAGTAGGTATTAAGCCCCTTTATTATGCCTTTAAAGATTCTACTTTTTATTTTGCTTCCGAAATAAAATCCTTTAATGCAATTCCTGAATTTAAAAAAAGTATTAATAATTTAAGCCTTTTCGATTACCTTGTATTTAATAGAACAGATGTTTATGATGAGACTTTTATAAATGAAATTAAACGTATCCCTAATGGCTGTTACGCATCATTTAATGGCTATAAATTAAATATTTCTAAGTGGTGGAACCCAGAAAATTATATATTAAATTGCGAAACCAATTTAGAAGAAAGCAAAGAGTTAATCCATGATATTCTTGTTTCAGCCGTAAAATTAAGGATGAGAAGCGATGTTCCAGTAGGATCATGTTTAAGCGGCGGTCTTGACTCTTCAATTTTAGTAGGAATATTATTTCAGCATAATCAGGCTAAAGAAGATTACAAAACTTTTACGGCTTCTTTTCCGAATCATTATCTTGATGAGACAAAATATATTGACATCTTAAATAAAAAATATCCTTTTAAAAATTTTAGAACATTTCCGTCTTCACAAAAAGCTTATGAAAATTTAAAAAACTATGTCTATACAAATGATGAGCCTACAACAAGTCCAACTTTTTATTCCCAATATGAAGTAATGAGACTCGCAAAGGAACAAGGTGTGACTGTTCTGTTAGACGGACAGGGTGGAGATGAAAATTTTGCTGGTTACCAATATTTTCATGGATTCAATCTTTTCGGCCTTATTGCAAATAAAAAAGTTAAAAAATTTTCGTATGAGCTTATAAGCAGCTTAAAAAGAAAACAGCATATATCAGCTTATCAAACATTATTATTCCAAATTCTTCCTGATATTTTCAAAAAACGATTGTTATTGAAAACCGTTCCATATATATCGCCTGATTTTTTTTATACCTATATTGATAAAAGCAAAATTTATAATGAGTTTTTCAATGTTTCCGGCCTTAATCAGAGTTTAGTCCGGCATTTTCAGTATAAGCTTGAACATCTTTTAAGAATGGAAGATAGAAATTCTATGGCTTTTTCTATTGAAGCTCGTGTTCCTTATCTTGATTACAGATTAATTCAATATACACTTGGAGTTTCAGAAGAATTTAAAATAAAAGTTGGAGAAACTAAATATCTTCAAAAAATAGCGTTGAGTAAATATACAATTCCTGAAATAGTAAATAGGCGTGATAAAATAGGTTTTGGCACTCCTGGGGATGAATGGATGCGTGAAGATGTATGGCACAATTTTTCCAATAGAAATTACAATGAATTAAAAAAAGAACTACCTGACATATTTAGGAAATATAGCTCTGTTTCTGAAAAAGGACTTGAAATATGGAAAATAAATCAATTATATGTATGGAAAAAATTATTTTTAGTGTAG
- a CDS encoding phospholipid carrier-dependent glycosyltransferase encodes MKILISIIPILLLIIITIPLCLVPPISTDALVQHLAIPKLYLEHGGIYEMPSMVYSYYPMNLDLLYIIPLYFRNDIAPKFIHYSFALMTAMLIFFYLRNRLNYIWGIVGGSFFLSIPIIIKLSITVYVDLGLIFFSTSSLLLLLKWRDCGFKPKFLILSAIFCGLAIGTKYNGLITFVVILLFVPLIYSQTIKDSKDKIYKSLIFASLFFIVTLFLASPWLLRNYYWTKNPVYPLYNNIFNSQQSIQDESLDEDNITMDVFSYRRLIYNESWGQIISLPIRIFFQGKDRSGQYFDGKLNPFLLFLPFFAFFKIKNESVDITFEKKIFLAFIILVFIYSFFSSLLLIRYISQIIPPLVILSIFGLKNITIILNRYCIKYADQLGWITIILIITAAYSINIDYIIKQYNYIKPFSYINGKVNRDEYISNYRFEHPVMMYINKKLPNDALVLLIYLGGRGYYCDRNYIPDIKDHATLLHNIIKATGDAQGILNYYKIKNITHIVIQTYFFNRRVNELFSNEDKLKIEDFFRNYTTLLYSKNHVAIFKLNF; translated from the coding sequence ATGAAAATACTCATTTCAATTATCCCTATTCTTTTACTCATCATCATAACTATTCCTTTGTGTCTCGTCCCTCCGATAAGCACTGATGCTCTTGTTCAACATTTAGCTATTCCTAAATTATATTTAGAACATGGCGGTATATATGAAATGCCATCTATGGTTTATTCCTATTATCCAATGAATCTTGATTTATTGTACATAATCCCATTGTATTTTAGAAATGACATTGCGCCTAAATTTATTCATTATTCCTTTGCTTTAATGACGGCAATGCTTATTTTTTTCTATCTTAGAAATAGGCTTAATTACATTTGGGGGATAGTGGGGGGAAGTTTTTTTTTATCTATCCCAATTATAATAAAACTTTCTATAACAGTATATGTTGATCTTGGGTTAATATTTTTTTCTACAAGTTCTTTATTACTCTTATTAAAATGGAGAGATTGTGGCTTTAAACCAAAATTTTTGATTTTATCCGCTATTTTTTGTGGACTCGCAATCGGAACAAAGTATAATGGTTTAATTACATTTGTGGTGATATTATTATTTGTTCCATTAATTTATTCGCAAACAATCAAAGACAGTAAGGATAAAATATATAAATCTCTAATTTTTGCGTCTCTATTTTTTATTGTAACACTTTTTCTTGCATCCCCATGGTTATTGAGAAACTATTATTGGACGAAAAATCCTGTTTACCCACTTTATAACAATATATTTAATTCCCAGCAGTCAATACAAGATGAATCTCTTGATGAAGATAACATAACAATGGATGTGTTTTCGTATAGAAGGCTTATATATAATGAATCATGGGGACAAATAATTTCATTGCCTATAAGAATTTTTTTTCAAGGAAAGGATCGTAGCGGGCAGTATTTTGATGGAAAACTTAATCCATTTTTACTTTTTCTACCATTTTTTGCTTTTTTTAAAATAAAGAATGAAAGCGTTGATATTACGTTTGAAAAGAAAATATTTCTTGCCTTTATAATTTTGGTATTTATTTATTCATTTTTTAGTTCGCTTCTTCTTATAAGATATATTTCACAGATTATACCTCCATTAGTTATATTGTCAATTTTTGGATTAAAAAATATAACTATAATATTAAATAGATACTGTATAAAATATGCGGATCAACTTGGCTGGATAACTATAATTTTGATAATAACAGCCGCTTACAGCATAAATATAGACTATATTATTAAACAATATAATTATATAAAGCCATTTAGTTATATAAATGGCAAAGTTAATCGAGACGAATATATATCAAACTATCGATTTGAACATCCTGTGATGATGTATATAAATAAAAAGTTACCCAATGATGCCTTAGTACTATTAATTTATCTTGGAGGCAGGGGCTATTATTGCGATAGAAACTATATTCCTGATATTAAAGATCATGCTACTTTATTGCATAACATTATTAAAGCTACAGGGGATGCTCAAGGGATACTTAACTATTACAAAATTAAAAATATTACCCATATTGTGATACAAACATATTTTTTTAATCGCAGAGTTAATGAATTATTTTCAAACGAAGATAAGCTCAAAATAGAAGATTTTTTTAGAAATTATACAACTTTGCTATATTCTAAAAACCATGTTGCTATTTTTAAATTAAATTTTTAA
- a CDS encoding sigma-54-dependent Fis family transcriptional regulator, translating to MREFLEFMLTRLGYIVSCAGSGGEAITLLEEEKFDLLLCDIKLGDMTGLDVLRAAKRKNPDVIVILISAYATTETAVEAMNDGAYDYLPKPFDNNDLKKTIANALEIKTLDKEKQVLENNVKQNMHFGIIVGGSPKMQRIYEKIVQVAKTKSNVLVTGESGTGKELIARAIHQLSPRASNPFVITNCGGIPDALMESEFFGYKKGAFTGATADKKGLFEVANNGTIFLDEIGELTLPLQVKLLRAVQEKSFKMVGGTEEIHVDFRIIAATNKNLEEEVIAGKFREDLFYRLNVIEIKVPPLRERKEDIRSLSQHFLEKYSKEMGKEITKISSYAVDLLSKYDFPGNIRELENLIERSVALSTTNIILPESLSLSIHKRRWIEGVKDKRFDLDEVEKGVRLDEILEEIEAAYIKKALEITNGNKNQASDLLGITFRSFRYRLKKLGIDNG from the coding sequence ATGCGTGAATTTTTGGAGTTCATGCTTACAAGGTTAGGTTATATTGTTTCATGCGCTGGAAGTGGTGGAGAAGCCATAACTCTCCTTGAAGAAGAAAAATTCGATCTTCTTTTATGTGATATAAAACTTGGAGATATGACAGGACTTGATGTTTTAAGGGCAGCAAAAAGAAAAAATCCAGATGTCATTGTAATACTCATATCTGCCTATGCTACAACTGAAACAGCAGTTGAAGCTATGAATGATGGAGCCTATGACTATCTTCCTAAGCCTTTCGATAATAATGACCTTAAAAAAACTATCGCAAATGCCTTAGAAATTAAAACCCTTGATAAAGAAAAACAGGTTCTTGAAAATAATGTAAAGCAAAATATGCATTTTGGAATAATAGTTGGCGGTAGCCCTAAAATGCAGCGTATTTATGAAAAAATTGTTCAAGTTGCTAAGACAAAAAGTAATGTGCTTGTAACAGGTGAAAGTGGCACAGGAAAAGAATTAATAGCAAGGGCGATACATCAATTAAGTCCACGAGCATCTAACCCTTTTGTCATAACAAACTGCGGAGGTATCCCTGATGCATTGATGGAAAGCGAGTTTTTTGGATATAAAAAAGGAGCTTTTACAGGAGCGACCGCTGATAAAAAAGGCCTTTTTGAAGTAGCAAATAACGGAACTATCTTTCTTGATGAAATAGGAGAGTTAACCCTTCCATTGCAGGTAAAGCTTTTAAGAGCGGTTCAAGAAAAATCATTTAAAATGGTTGGCGGAACAGAAGAAATACACGTTGATTTTAGAATTATAGCGGCTACAAATAAAAATCTTGAAGAAGAAGTTATAGCTGGAAAATTCAGAGAAGATTTATTTTATAGGCTTAATGTTATCGAAATAAAAGTCCCGCCTCTAAGGGAAAGAAAAGAGGATATAAGGTCGCTATCACAGCATTTTCTTGAAAAATATTCAAAAGAGATGGGAAAAGAAATAACAAAAATTTCTTCTTATGCTGTTGATCTTTTAAGTAAGTATGATTTTCCGGGTAATATACGTGAGCTTGAAAATTTAATAGAAAGAAGTGTGGCGTTATCTACAACCAATATAATATTACCAGAAAGCCTTTCGCTTTCAATTCATAAAAGAAGATGGATAGAAGGCGTTAAAGATAAACGCTTTGATTTAGATGAAGTTGAAAAGGGAGTTAGGCTGGACGAAATTTTGGAAGAAATTGAAGCGGCATATATAAAGAAAGCATTAGAAATTACAAATGGTAATAAAAATCAGGCGTCTGATTTATTAGGAATAACATTCAGATCATTTAGATATAGATTAAAAAAATTAGGAATAGACAATGGCTAA
- a CDS encoding prepilin-type N-terminal cleavage/methylation domain-containing protein: protein MLQKLVNKNSKGFTLIELMIVVAIIGILAAIAIPNFRNYQMKAKTAESKTNLGAIRGCEETYRADYDVFLNCAANPAAGVPGAAKAAFDTAPAAGTFPGMGFAPSGEVYYQYAVAGATADVFTATATGDLDGDGATAVYTQIQTGALTGPVPPGVW, encoded by the coding sequence ATGCTTCAAAAATTAGTTAACAAAAACAGCAAAGGTTTTACACTTATTGAATTAATGATCGTTGTTGCAATTATTGGTATTCTTGCAGCTATCGCAATTCCTAACTTCAGAAACTATCAGATGAAAGCAAAAACAGCTGAATCTAAAACCAATCTTGGTGCTATTAGAGGCTGTGAAGAAACTTATAGAGCAGATTACGATGTATTCCTTAACTGCGCAGCTAACCCTGCAGCTGGTGTACCTGGCGCAGCTAAAGCAGCTTTTGATACGGCTCCTGCAGCTGGAACTTTCCCTGGAATGGGATTCGCTCCTTCTGGAGAGGTATATTATCAATACGCAGTAGCTGGTGCAACTGCTGATGTTTTTACTGCTACAGCAACCGGTGATTTGGATGGAGATGGTGCAACTGCTGTTTATACACAAATTCAAACAGGAGCTTTAACTGGCCCAGTTCCTCCTGGTGTATGGTAA
- a CDS encoding glycosyltransferase family 2 protein yields the protein MYKDKLICAVIPAHNESTQIHRVIDTMPDYVDKLVIVDDESSDDTVEKVKKYQETNKKIVLLSHEVNQGVGGAIATGYKWARDNNYDIAVVMAGDGQMDPKDLPNLLDPVVEDKADYSKGNRLFTGEAYKKIPKIRYFGNAFLSLFTKIASGYWQIADSQSGYTAINKKALETINWDKMYKRYGQPNDLLVRLNVYNFRVKDVPIEPVYNIGEKSGIKIRIVMFTISWLLIKMFLFRMKEKYIIRNFHPLIFFYFFGALFGGITILLTFRMFYYWLFIGYIPSINALAAMFSFMSSSMFALFGMWFDMEVNKDLSK from the coding sequence ATGTATAAAGATAAATTAATTTGCGCTGTTATTCCAGCGCATAATGAGTCAACACAGATACATAGAGTTATTGATACTATGCCTGATTATGTTGATAAACTTGTTATTGTAGATGATGAGAGTAGTGACGATACAGTCGAAAAAGTAAAAAAATATCAGGAGACAAATAAAAAAATTGTTCTATTATCCCATGAAGTAAATCAAGGAGTAGGGGGGGCGATTGCGACAGGGTATAAATGGGCGAGAGATAATAATTATGACATAGCGGTTGTTATGGCCGGTGACGGACAAATGGATCCAAAAGATTTGCCTAATCTTCTTGATCCTGTTGTAGAAGATAAAGCCGACTATTCTAAAGGAAACAGGCTTTTTACTGGAGAAGCTTATAAAAAAATTCCTAAAATCAGATATTTTGGAAACGCTTTTCTATCCCTTTTTACTAAAATTGCATCGGGTTATTGGCAAATCGCTGACTCTCAATCAGGGTATACAGCTATTAATAAAAAAGCTCTTGAAACAATTAACTGGGATAAAATGTATAAGCGTTATGGACAACCTAATGATCTTCTTGTAAGACTAAATGTTTATAATTTTAGAGTAAAAGACGTTCCAATAGAACCCGTTTACAATATAGGTGAAAAATCAGGTATTAAAATAAGGATAGTAATGTTTACTATTAGCTGGCTCCTTATTAAAATGTTTTTATTTAGGATGAAAGAAAAATATATAATACGAAATTTCCATCCACTTATTTTCTTTTATTTTTTTGGAGCATTATTTGGAGGAATTACTATATTATTAACTTTCCGAATGTTTTACTATTGGCTTTTTATAGGATATATACCTTCAATAAATGCTCTTGCAGCTATGTTTTCTTTTATGAGTTCAAGTATGTTTGCGCTATTTGGTATGTGGTTTGACATGGAAGTTAATAAGGATTTAAGTAAATGA
- a CDS encoding ABC transporter permease, whose product MNKIFAIAVNTFRESIRDKIFYSLLTFAILMLGFSKILSNIAIGDSIKIIKDFGLASISLFGTLIAIFVGIGLVYKEMEKRTIFVILAKPIERWQFLVGKYLGLSITIIIEVVVMTIALFSLCYLYNSKIPWSLFYAIIPIFFELQLILAVAIFFSSFSSPFLSGLFTLGIFIIGHCSIDIKAIADKTDDVLLKKICDFFYYLLPNLENLNFKAKVVHDIAISFTGFWFSILYSVAYTVFILVCAIVIFEYRDMK is encoded by the coding sequence ATGAATAAAATTTTTGCTATAGCTGTTAATACTTTTAGAGAATCCATAAGAGACAAAATTTTTTACAGTCTTCTTACTTTTGCTATTTTAATGCTCGGTTTTTCGAAAATTTTAAGTAATATAGCAATAGGTGACTCTATAAAAATTATAAAAGATTTTGGTCTTGCTTCTATTTCATTATTTGGGACATTAATTGCAATTTTTGTTGGCATAGGTTTAGTTTATAAAGAAATGGAAAAAAGAACTATTTTTGTGATTTTAGCCAAACCAATAGAACGATGGCAATTTTTAGTTGGAAAATATTTGGGGCTTAGTATAACTATAATAATAGAAGTTGTTGTTATGACAATCGCTTTGTTTTCCTTATGTTATCTTTATAATTCAAAAATTCCATGGAGTCTTTTTTATGCTATTATACCAATATTTTTTGAACTTCAGTTAATACTCGCAGTAGCTATTTTCTTTTCTTCTTTTTCTTCGCCTTTTTTAAGCGGTCTTTTTACTCTCGGAATTTTTATTATTGGGCATTGCAGTATTGATATTAAAGCTATAGCAGATAAAACAGATGATGTCCTATTAAAAAAAATCTGTGATTTCTTTTATTATCTATTGCCAAATCTCGAAAATTTAAATTTTAAGGCAAAAGTTGTTCATGATATTGCCATATCATTTACAGGATTTTGGTTTTCAATTTTGTATTCAGTAGCATATACAGTTTTTATACTTGTTTGTGCAATAGTTATATTTGAATATAGAGATATGAAATAA
- a CDS encoding DUF354 domain-containing protein, producing the protein MNIFFNISHPAHVHFFKNAISILERNGHKIIVASRKKEFTINLLNSYNIKHEVLTDYGIGFLGLLKELFQQQIKIARIIKKQPIDLMLQIGGIFNAPIGKVYKIPTLAFSDTENVTWGNKISFGLSSHVFCPTCFDTEFGGKWKNQILYPGYHELAYLAPEYVKKTFNRENNFLVRFVGWGASHDIGEKGLTRAQKIEIVQILSSFGKVHISSEGQLPDEIINFSSKVPIESIHEFMTTCRMIVGESATMASEAACLGIPAIFISNTGRGYTTEEDNKYRLIKHYHINQWKDILKTIREWASNDLFDEWQKKRWNMLKEKIYVTNWLVDLIENYPQSVIEAKKGNFERYYIKCAE; encoded by the coding sequence ATGAATATATTTTTTAATATAAGCCATCCAGCGCATGTGCATTTTTTTAAGAATGCAATATCAATTCTTGAGAGAAATGGACATAAAATTATAGTTGCGTCACGAAAGAAAGAATTTACAATCAATTTGTTAAATTCTTACAATATAAAGCATGAAGTTTTAACAGATTATGGTATAGGCTTTTTGGGCTTATTAAAAGAATTATTTCAACAGCAAATAAAAATAGCAAGAATAATAAAAAAACAGCCGATAGATTTAATGCTGCAAATAGGTGGAATATTTAACGCTCCTATTGGAAAGGTTTATAAAATTCCAACCCTTGCATTTTCTGACACTGAAAATGTTACTTGGGGAAATAAAATATCTTTTGGTTTAAGCTCTCATGTTTTTTGTCCTACATGTTTCGATACTGAATTTGGCGGTAAATGGAAGAATCAAATTTTGTATCCCGGCTATCATGAACTTGCATATCTTGCGCCTGAATATGTAAAAAAAACTTTTAATAGAGAAAATAATTTTTTAGTCCGGTTTGTAGGATGGGGTGCAAGTCATGATATAGGTGAAAAAGGACTTACACGCGCTCAAAAAATTGAAATAGTTCAAATATTAAGTTCTTTTGGGAAGGTTCATATATCATCAGAAGGCCAGTTACCAGATGAGATAATAAATTTTTCGAGTAAAGTCCCAATAGAGTCTATCCATGAATTTATGACAACCTGTAGAATGATAGTTGGAGAATCAGCAACAATGGCTTCAGAAGCAGCTTGTCTTGGAATACCAGCAATTTTTATTTCAAATACAGGAAGGGGTTATACAACTGAAGAAGATAACAAATACAGACTTATAAAACATTATCACATCAATCAATGGAAAGATATTTTAAAAACTATTCGAGAATGGGCTTCTAATGATTTATTTGATGAATGGCAGAAAAAAAGATGGAATATGTTAAAAGAAAAAATATATGTAACGAATTGGCTCGTTGATTTGATTGAAAATTATCCCCAAAGTGTTATTGAAGCTAAAAAAGGAAATTTTGAAAGGTATTACATCAAGTGTGCGGAATAG